The Mycobacteriales bacterium DNA segment AGGAGGTCGTCGATCCGATCACCGACGAGCCGGTCGCCTACGGCGAGATGGGTGAACGGGTCGTCACGTCGTTCGGGCGCAGCATGATCCCGTTGATCCGCTACCGCACCGCCGACCTGGTGGTGAAGGTCCCGGCGAGCCGGTGCACCTGTGGCCGTGTCTTCGACATCTACGAGGGCGGCGTCCTCGGCCGCGTCGACGACATGAAGAAGGTCCGCGGCACCAACGTCTACGGCCGCGCGGTCGAAGCCATCGTGCGACGCCGGCCCGAGATAGCCGAGTTCCAGATCCGGATCGCACCGCAAGGCATCCGGGACGAGATATTTCTGCGTACCGAGCTGCATGACCAACAGCCCGAAGATCCCCGCTGGCCCGCGCTCGCCGCGTCGCTGCACAAGGAACTCGCGGAGGCGCACGAGGGCCTGAACTTCATCGTCGAGTTGGCCGAACCCGACAGCCTGCCGCGCTTCGAGCTCAAGGCGAAACGGCTCGTCGACGCGCGGCCCGACCCGGCGCACGCCCACGACCACGCCCACGGGGAGCCGACTCATGGCCACTGATCTGATCGGACACGACCTGACCCCCGCCGAGGTGGCGTTGCTGCGGACCTACCACGACCTGCGGGCGCTCGCGGAGCGCGACGACCTGCCGCCGTGCGCCGATGCGAACGTCAAACAGGCGTTGGCTGCGTGTTTCCAGGCCGTCAACGATCTCGCACTCGACTTCGAACACCTCCTCGACGTGGGTGTGTGACGCCGCAATGCGGATCGCCTGCGTCGGCGCGGGGCCCGGTGGGTTACTCCTCGCCAGCCTGCTGATGCGGTCCGGAGCCGGTCACGCGGTGACGGTCCTCGAACGCAACGCCCTCGACGACACGTTCGGCTTCGGCGTCGTCTTCTCCCAGGAAACACTCGACAACATCGAGGCCGCCGACCCGGACACGTTCGCCCAGATCGCCGCCCGTTGGCGGCACTGGAGCGCCATCGACATGTACGTCGACGGCCGGTGGCTCCGCTCGGACGGGCACCAGTTCGCCGCCATGGCCCGCACGGAGCTGCTGCGGATCCTCGCGGACCGGGCAACCGACGCCGGAGCGACGCTGCGCTACAACGCACCCGTCACCTCGGTCGGTGAGCTCTGCGCCGACTACGACCTCGTGGTCGGCGCCGACGGTGTCAACAGCACCGTCCGTGGCGCCTTCGCCGAGCACCTCCAGCCGTCGATCGATCGGAGGCTGTCCAAGTACGTGTGGTACGGCACACCGAAGGTCTTCGACGTCTTCACCTTCCTCTTCGTCGATACACCGCACGGACTGTTCCAGGCGCACGTCTACCCCTACAGCGACAGTCGTTCGACGTTCATCGTCGAGACGACACCCGAGACCTGGCACCGCGCCGGCCTCGACGCCGGCACTCGGACGCCGCTCCCCGCAGGCACATCCGACGAGGAGGGCCTCGCCTTCTGCCAGCGGCTCTTCGCCGATCATCTCGACGGCCGTCCGCTGCTCGGCAACAAGTCGCGGTGGCTGGAGTTCGCCACCGTCCGCAATGAGACCTGGCACAGCGGCAACGCCGTTCTGCTCGGTGACGCCGCCCACACCGCGCATTTCTCGATCGGATCGGGCACCAAGCTCGCGATGGAAGACGCGATCGCCCTGGCCGGAGCCCTGGCCGCGCACGACGATCTCGCCACCGCGCTGAAGGAGTACGAGGCTGAGCGTCGCCCGGTGGTCGCGTCGATGCAGCGCGCGGCGCAGACGTCGCTGGAGTGGTTCGAGGGTGTCGGCCGCTACCGCCACCTCGAGCCGGAACAATTCTGCTTCCAGCTGCTGACCCGGTCGCAGCGGGTGACCTACGACAATCTCCGGGTCCGCGACCCCGTCTTCGTCGCCGGCCTCGACCGGTGGCGCATCTGTGCGGAGCGTACCGGCGGGCTCACCGTGGCAGACGGCACCCCGCCGATGTTCTATCCCTACCGGTTGCGGGATCTGCAGCTGCCCAACCGGATCGTGGTCTCGCCGATGGCGCAGTACTCCTGCGACGGCGACGGGATTCCCAATGACTGGCATGTGGTGCATTGGGGCTCGCGAGCTGTCGGTGGGGCTGGTCTGGTGTTCACCGAGATGACCTGCGTCTCGCCGGACGGCCGCATCACGCCGTACTGCTGCGGGCTCTGGAACGACGAACAGGCTGCCGCCTTCCGGCGGGTCGTCGACTACGTGCACGGTCAGACGGCGGCGAAGATCGGGCTGCAGCTCGGGCATGCCGGACGCAAGGGATCGACGAGGTCGCTGTGGGAGGGCGAGGATGTCCCCCTCGACGCTGGAAACTGGCCGCTGCTCGCGCCGTCCCCCTTGCGCTACAAGGACTTCAGTCAGATACCCAGGATGATGACCCGTGCGGACATGGATGCGGTGATCGAGCAGTTCGTCGCCGCCGCGCGGCGCGGAGCCGACTGCGGGTTCGACATCCTCGAGCTGCACTACGCACACGGCTACCTCATGTCGAGTTTCCTCTCGCCGATCGCCAATCGGCGTACCGACGACTACGGCGGCCCGCTCGCCGCACGCGCCAGGTTTCCGCTCGACGTCTTCGACGCCGTCCGTGCGGTCTGGCCGCAGGAACGGCCGATCTCGGTGCGCATCTCGGCGACCGACTGGGTCGACGGCGGGTTCACCGGTGACGACGCGGTCGAGTTCGCCGGAATGCTGCAACGGCACGGCTGCGACATCGTCGACGTCTCGACCGGACAGGTGCTGCCCGACCAGGCGCCGGCCTACGGCCGGCTCTACCAGACGCCCTACGCCGACCGCATCGCCCAGGAGGTCGGCATCCCCACGATCACCGTCGGCGCCGTGTCCTCTGTGGACGACGTCAACACCATCATCATGGCCGGGCGCGCGGACCTGTGCGCGATCGCCCGACCGCACCTGATCGACCCCTACTGGACGTTGAACGCGGCCCTCGACCTCGGCTACGACGGCCCGGGGATCCACTGGCCCGACCAGTACCTGTCCGGCAAGACCGCGCGGCGCCGGGAGCAGCAACCGTGAACCAGTTCGCTCTCACGCCCGACCAGCGGGTGCTGGCGGATTCCGTACGCCGTCTCGCGGCGGGAGAGCTGGCGACGCTCGCCGCTGCCGGTGTTCCGGGCCAGGTCAACCGCCCGCTCGTCAAGGCCCTCGGTAGCCACGGCCTGCTGGCGCAGGTCTTCCCCGACGGTCCGGTCAGCGCGACCCGGCTCTGTCTGCTGCGTGAGTCGCTCGCCTACTCCTGCACGGAAGCAGAGACCGCTCTGGCGCTGCAGGGCCTCGGCGGCCACCCGATCCGGCTCGGCGGCCGTCCGGACGCCGTACGCCGCTGGGTGCCGCAGATCGCGGCGGGTGAGGCGATCGCGGGATTCGCACTCACCGAACCCGGCGCCGGCTCCGACGTCGCCGCCCTCGCGACCGAGGCGCATGAGGACGGCGGGGGCTGGCGGCTCAGCGGTGAGAAGACCTGGATATCCAACGCGCCACAGGCCGACGTCTACACCATCTTCGCGCGGACGACGCGGCAGTCCGGCGCCCGAGGGATCACGGCGTTCGCCCTCCCCGCCGATCGGCCGGGGCTGTCCGGCGAGCCCCTCGACCTGCTCTCCCCCCATCCGATCGGCTTGCTGCGCCTCGACGGTGTGCCCGTCGGACCCGACGACGTGCTCGGCGAGGTCGACGCCGGCTTCGCCGTCGCCATGCGCACCCTCGATCTCTTTCGGCCGAGCGTAGGCGCCTTCGCGGTCGGCATGACGCAGGCGGCACTGGATGCGGCGGTCGATCACGCCGGGCGCCGGCAGGCGTTCGGACATCCGCTGCGCGAACTGCAGGCGGTGTCCCACCAGCTCGCCGAGATGGCGACACGCACCGAGGCCGCCCGACTCCTGGTCTACGCCGCGGCCGCGGCCTACGACGACGGCGCAGCCGATCTGACCGTCCGGGCGGCGATGGCCAAGCTGTTCGCCACCGAGACCGCGCAGTTCGTCGTCGACGCGGCGATTCAGATCCACGGCGCGAAGGCACTCCAGCGCGGGCATCTGCTGGAGCATCTCTACCGCGAGGTGCGCGCCCCCCGGATCTACGAGGGCGCATCCGAGGTGCAGCGCACGATCATCGGGCGGGGGCTCTACCGCACCGACCGGCCGGACCGAGCAGGAGAGTCCCGATGAGTCCATTCCGCGGATCGGCCGAATCCACCGCGCACTGGCGCCACTTCCGGCTGGAACGCGACGGGGGCATCGCCACCCTCACCTTCGAACGTCCCGAGCAGCTCAACGCGCTCACCTTCGATATCTACGCCGACCTGCGCGACCTGCTGCACGAACTGCCCCACCGCGGGGATACCCGGGCGCTGGTGCTGCGCGGCGAGGGGCGCGCATTCTGCTCGGGCGGCGACGTCCACGAGATCATCGGTGCGCTGCTCGCGATGCGCGACCGTCCCGACCAGTTGCTCGACTTCACCCGAATGACCGGCGAGGTCGTCAAGGCGATGCGCGAATGTCCGGTGCCCATCGTGGCAGCCGTCCACGGAGTCGCGGCCGGAGCAGGCTCCGTCCTCGCGCTCGCGGCGGACTTCCGCGTCGTGACCCGCTCGGCCCGCTTCGCGTTTCTCTTCACCAAGGTGGGACTGGCGGGCGCCGACATGGGTGCCGCCTACCTGCTCCCCCGCCTGGTCGGCCTCGGAACGGCGACGAAGCTGCTGCTGCTCGGCGACACGATCTCCGCGGAGGAGGCCGACCGCTACGGCCTGGTGAGCGAACTCGTGGACGACGAGTCCCTCGACGGCGTCGCTCTCGGGTTGGCGAGACGCCTCGCGAGCGGGCCCGGGTTCGCCTACGCAGCGACGAAATCGCTGCTCTCCCGCGAGCTCGATCTCCCCTTGTCCGGCGCGCTGGAGCTCGAGGCGATGACCCAGGCACTGCTGATGCAGAGCCGGGACTTCGCCGAGTTCCATGCCGCGTTCACCGCCGGTCGGGACCCTCGATGGGAGGGCAGATGAAGCCGCATCGCACGGTCAACTCGCCGGATCTCGCGCCGGCGGTCGGTTTCTCCCACGCGGTCGTCGCGGCCCGGGGACGGCTGGTGTTCCTCGGCGGCCAGGTCGGGTCGATGCCGGACGGTTCGATATCGGGTACGACGCTGCTCGAGCAGTTCGACCGCGCCCTGGTCAACGTCCGCACTGCGCTCGACTCGGTCGGTGCCCGGCCCGAGCACCTCGTCCAGCTGCAGATCTACTGCCTCGACGCCGCGGCCTACCGGTCACAACTGCACGACCTCGGAGTCACCTACCGGAAGGTCCTCGGACCCCACTACCCGGCCGTGGCGCTCTTCGCGGTCGCCGGGCTGTTCGATCCGGCGGCTCTCGTCGAGCTCGTCGGCACCGCCGTACTGCCGGGATGACCAGCCGCGCGGCCCGGCCGGGATCGGTGATCCTGACCTTCTACGGCGCCTTCGTACGACGCCTCGACGGCTGGGTCGCGGTCGCGCACCTGATCGAGCTGATGGGCGAGGTCGGCCTCGACCCGCAGGCCGTCCGATCGGCGACCTCCCGGCTCAAGCGGCGCGGCTGGCTGGTGCCGAGCCGCCGCGGAACCGCCGCGGGCTATGCGCTTTCCGACGTCGCCCGCACAGCCCTGGCCGCCGGAGACCAGCGGATCTACGAGGCGCAGCGGCCCGCCGACCTCGCCGACGGGTGGGCGCTGGTGGTCTTCTCGGTCCCGGAGTCGGAACGGTCGAGCCGCCACCTGCTGCGCTCGCGGCTGACCTGGCTGGGTTTCGGCTCCGATGCGCCGGGCGTCTGGATCGGCCCGCGGCGGCTGATGCCCGCGGCCCGCGGCATGCTCGTCGACCTCGGCCTCGAACGCTACGTCGACCTCTACGAGGCGGCCTACACCGGCTTCGGCGACGCGCAGCAGTTGGTGGAGCGGTGCTGGGACCTCGCCGAGCTCCGTCGGCTCTACTCGACCTTTCTCGCGCGGTGGGAGCCGGTACTCGCCGCGGCGAAGGAATCCGACCCGGACGAGGGCGCGGCGTTCACCGACTATCTGGCCGCACTCGACCAGTGGCGCGGGCTCCCGTTCCTCGACCCAGGACTCCCGAGCGAGCTGCTGCCACTCGGCTGGGAGGGCCATGCGGCCTCGGCGTTGTTCCACGCCCTCGTGCATTGCCTCGAACCACCGGCCTTCCGGCACGTCGAACAGACTGTGCGTGGTTGAGGCACGCCGCCGGGCTCAGCGCGTGGGCGTCGGCGTCGGCGCGGTCTTGCTGGCCCGTTGCAGGTTGGTGATGGCCTGGCTCAACTCGGCCTGGGCCTTGCTGTAGGCCTTCAGGTCGTTGCTGTTGAAGGCCGCCTGCAGATGTGCGTAGGCCGTCTTCACCGCCGCGGCGGCCGCCGCGACACCGGGTGAGGTCGATCCGGGCGGTGACGTGCCCGTCGCCGGCGGCGGCGAAGACGCGGGCGGTGTCGTCGGCGCGGTGGTCGTCGGTGGTGGCTGCGTGCCGGAACCCCCGGTCGCGCTGACGTTCTGGCCGGTGAAGAGGTTCTGTAACGCGTCCGGGAGGTTGCTCGCATAGCCGACGTTTGAGCCGAAGAGCACCATCACTTCCCGCAGCTGCGGGTAATTGGTGCCCTGGCCCTCGACGTAGAGCGGTTCGACGTAGAGGAGTCCGTTGGCGACCGGCAGGGTGAGCAGGTTGCCGTAGAGCACGTTCGACCCGCCTTGGTCGAACAGCGAGATATCTCGCGAGATCACGCTCGTCGATCGCAGCTGCGACTGGACCTGCACAGGGCCGGACACCGAGGTGTCGTTGGGTAACTCCAGGACCCGGATCTTGCCGTAGTCCTGCGGATCGCTCGACACCGAGACGTAGGCGGCCATGTTCGGTCTCTTCAGCGCGCTGAGCACGCTGGTGAGCTGGAATCTCGGCGCCGTCTCACCCGGGTTCTGGGCGAGCAGGTAGTACGGCGGTTGCGACTGCAGGCCCGGTTGGGTCGGGTCGGACGGGACGTCCCAGAAACCCTGTGAGTTGAAGAACTGCACCGGGTCGCTGACGTGATAGCTCGCGATCAGCTTGCGCTGGACCTTGAACAGGTCCTCCGGGTAGCGGAAGTGCGACCGCAGTTCCGGGCTGATGGCCGACGTCGGCTTGATCAGGTCCGGGAAGACCTTCATCCAGGTCTTGAGCACCGGATCGGAATTGTTGAAGTCGTAGAGCGTCACCTTGCCGCTGTAGGCGTCGACGGTCGCCTTCACGGAGTTGCGGATGTAGTTGACCTCCTGGTTGGGCTGCCCACTGGTCCCGCGCCCGGTCAGGGAGTCCTTGGTCACGTCACCGAGCGTTTCGCGCTCGGCGTAGGGGTAGCCGTCACTGGTCGTGTATCCGTCGACGATCCAGGTGATCCGGCCGTTGATGACCGACGGGTACGGGTCGCCGTCGACCTTGAGGAAGGGCGCAACCTTCTGCACGATCTGCCGCGGATCGCGGTTGAACAGGATCCTGGAGTCTGAGGAGATCCGGCTGGACAGCAGCATGTTGCGTTCGCGGTACTTGATCGCGAACGCGAGCCGGTTGACGACACCGCCGAGCTTGACGCCCCCGCCGCCGGCGTAGGTGTTCTTGATGTCGGTGCCGTTCGGGCCCGGTCGGTCGAACTCGACGTTGCCCTGCTTGGAGCTCTTGCCGACGATCGCGTAGTCCTGGCCGAAGAGCTCGCCGTAGTAGATGTCGGGCTGGGTCACCTTGATGTTGCCGGTGGTCGGCAGGTCCCCGGTGGTGAAGTTGGGCAGCCCACCGGGCGCCTGGTTGGCCGGCGCGGCGACGAACCCATTGCCGTGGGTGTAGACGAGGTGCTCGTTGATCCAGTTGGTCTGGTTGCCGGTGAGCTTCGTCGGGTCGAGCTCGCGGGCGCCGACGACGTAGTCCTGGGTCTTACCGCCGATGGTGTAGCGGTCGATGTCGAGCTTGTCGTTGAAGCTGTAGTAGTTGAGGATCCGCTGCCGCTGGTCGAACGTCGGAGCGAGGATGTTGGGGTCGAGCAGCCGGGCATTGGGGATCGTGCCGGTGTTGGCCTTGATCTTCTGCTCTTCGACCGGAGTGATGTCGGTCGTCGCGTTGTACGAGCTGTAGTTGACGTTGGCGATGCCGTACGCCGACCGGGTCGCCTGGATGTTGCGCTCGATGTAAGGCTTTTCCTTCTCGTTCGCGTTGGGCTTCACCTGGAACTGCTGCACGATCGCCGGGTAGGCACCGCCGATCAGGACGCTGGAGAGCACCAGCAGCACCAGCGCGATGGCGGGCAACGCGAAGTTGCGGAAGAACACGTTGGCGACGAAGGCGATGGCGCAGATCAGCGCCACCGACAGCAGGATGGTCTTCGCCGG contains these protein-coding regions:
- a CDS encoding bifunctional salicylyl-CoA 5-hydroxylase/oxidoreductase produces the protein MCDAAMRIACVGAGPGGLLLASLLMRSGAGHAVTVLERNALDDTFGFGVVFSQETLDNIEAADPDTFAQIAARWRHWSAIDMYVDGRWLRSDGHQFAAMARTELLRILADRATDAGATLRYNAPVTSVGELCADYDLVVGADGVNSTVRGAFAEHLQPSIDRRLSKYVWYGTPKVFDVFTFLFVDTPHGLFQAHVYPYSDSRSTFIVETTPETWHRAGLDAGTRTPLPAGTSDEEGLAFCQRLFADHLDGRPLLGNKSRWLEFATVRNETWHSGNAVLLGDAAHTAHFSIGSGTKLAMEDAIALAGALAAHDDLATALKEYEAERRPVVASMQRAAQTSLEWFEGVGRYRHLEPEQFCFQLLTRSQRVTYDNLRVRDPVFVAGLDRWRICAERTGGLTVADGTPPMFYPYRLRDLQLPNRIVVSPMAQYSCDGDGIPNDWHVVHWGSRAVGGAGLVFTEMTCVSPDGRITPYCCGLWNDEQAAAFRRVVDYVHGQTAAKIGLQLGHAGRKGSTRSLWEGEDVPLDAGNWPLLAPSPLRYKDFSQIPRMMTRADMDAVIEQFVAAARRGADCGFDILELHYAHGYLMSSFLSPIANRRTDDYGGPLAARARFPLDVFDAVRAVWPQERPISVRISATDWVDGGFTGDDAVEFAGMLQRHGCDIVDVSTGQVLPDQAPAYGRLYQTPYADRIAQEVGIPTITVGAVSSVDDVNTIIMAGRADLCAIARPHLIDPYWTLNAALDLGYDGPGIHWPDQYLSGKTARRREQQP
- a CDS encoding enoyl-CoA hydratase family protein translates to MSPFRGSAESTAHWRHFRLERDGGIATLTFERPEQLNALTFDIYADLRDLLHELPHRGDTRALVLRGEGRAFCSGGDVHEIIGALLAMRDRPDQLLDFTRMTGEVVKAMRECPVPIVAAVHGVAAGAGSVLALAADFRVVTRSARFAFLFTKVGLAGADMGAAYLLPRLVGLGTATKLLLLGDTISAEEADRYGLVSELVDDESLDGVALGLARRLASGPGFAYAATKSLLSRELDLPLSGALELEAMTQALLMQSRDFAEFHAAFTAGRDPRWEGR
- a CDS encoding acyl-CoA dehydrogenase, whose product is MNQFALTPDQRVLADSVRRLAAGELATLAAAGVPGQVNRPLVKALGSHGLLAQVFPDGPVSATRLCLLRESLAYSCTEAETALALQGLGGHPIRLGGRPDAVRRWVPQIAAGEAIAGFALTEPGAGSDVAALATEAHEDGGGWRLSGEKTWISNAPQADVYTIFARTTRQSGARGITAFALPADRPGLSGEPLDLLSPHPIGLLRLDGVPVGPDDVLGEVDAGFAVAMRTLDLFRPSVGAFAVGMTQAALDAAVDHAGRRQAFGHPLRELQAVSHQLAEMATRTEAARLLVYAAAAAYDDGAADLTVRAAMAKLFATETAQFVVDAAIQIHGAKALQRGHLLEHLYREVRAPRIYEGASEVQRTIIGRGLYRTDRPDRAGESR
- a CDS encoding RidA family protein: MKPHRTVNSPDLAPAVGFSHAVVAARGRLVFLGGQVGSMPDGSISGTTLLEQFDRALVNVRTALDSVGARPEHLVQLQIYCLDAAAYRSQLHDLGVTYRKVLGPHYPAVALFAVAGLFDPAALVELVGTAVLPG
- a CDS encoding UPF0182 family protein; translation: MPTPTLSRRARIILAVVVGLIVLVILIGVFSSLYVDWLWFGSVHHQEIFTGVLGTRVMLFFLFGLVMALIVGVNLIIGYRSRPPFRPMSAEQQSLERYRTVIEPRRGKILAAIAVVLVLFTGLAAQGRWQTWLLWQNGTSFGIKDPQFHKDLSYYAFTYPFQRFIVGFLFIAFLLSLIGAVIVHYLFGGLRIQSPGEKATPAARAHLSVLLGGLVALKVVSYYLDRYGLMFSNRGGITGASYTDINAVLPAKTILLSVALICAIAFVANVFFRNFALPAIALVLLVLSSVLIGGAYPAIVQQFQVKPNANEKEKPYIERNIQATRSAYGIANVNYSSYNATTDITPVEEQKIKANTGTIPNARLLDPNILAPTFDQRQRILNYYSFNDKLDIDRYTIGGKTQDYVVGARELDPTKLTGNQTNWINEHLVYTHGNGFVAAPANQAPGGLPNFTTGDLPTTGNIKVTQPDIYYGELFGQDYAIVGKSSKQGNVEFDRPGPNGTDIKNTYAGGGGVKLGGVVNRLAFAIKYRERNMLLSSRISSDSRILFNRDPRQIVQKVAPFLKVDGDPYPSVINGRITWIVDGYTTSDGYPYAERETLGDVTKDSLTGRGTSGQPNQEVNYIRNSVKATVDAYSGKVTLYDFNNSDPVLKTWMKVFPDLIKPTSAISPELRSHFRYPEDLFKVQRKLIASYHVSDPVQFFNSQGFWDVPSDPTQPGLQSQPPYYLLAQNPGETAPRFQLTSVLSALKRPNMAAYVSVSSDPQDYGKIRVLELPNDTSVSGPVQVQSQLRSTSVISRDISLFDQGGSNVLYGNLLTLPVANGLLYVEPLYVEGQGTNYPQLREVMVLFGSNVGYASNLPDALQNLFTGQNVSATGGSGTQPPPTTTAPTTPPASSPPPATGTSPPGSTSPGVAAAAAAVKTAYAHLQAAFNSNDLKAYSKAQAELSQAITNLQRASKTAPTPTPTR
- a CDS encoding PaaX family transcriptional regulator C-terminal domain-containing protein produces the protein MTSRAARPGSVILTFYGAFVRRLDGWVAVAHLIELMGEVGLDPQAVRSATSRLKRRGWLVPSRRGTAAGYALSDVARTALAAGDQRIYEAQRPADLADGWALVVFSVPESERSSRHLLRSRLTWLGFGSDAPGVWIGPRRLMPAARGMLVDLGLERYVDLYEAAYTGFGDAQQLVERCWDLAELRRLYSTFLARWEPVLAAAKESDPDEGAAFTDYLAALDQWRGLPFLDPGLPSELLPLGWEGHAASALFHALVHCLEPPAFRHVEQTVRG